A region from the Rhodamnia argentea isolate NSW1041297 chromosome 7, ASM2092103v1, whole genome shotgun sequence genome encodes:
- the LOC115737769 gene encoding 18 kDa seed maturation protein isoform X1 — protein sequence MQSMKNAAASTKETAANIGASAKAGMEKTKAVAQEKVEKMTAHDPVQKEMATEKKHERMEQAEVNKQMAREENAASKQSTAVTGHMSTTTTTTSPGTGTYSTTGAAGLPTGEHQVSALPGHGMGQPAGQVVEGVAQSHPIGTDTGTGRTTAHNTRVSGTGQGYGTGGSYN from the exons ATGCAGTCCATGAAGAACGCGGCGGCTTCCACCAAGGAGACGGCGGCCAACATCGGCGCCTCCGCCAAGGCCGGCATGGAGAAGACCAAGGCCGTCGCCCAGGAGAAG GTGGAGAAGATGACGGCCCATGATCCAGTTCAGAAGGAGATGGCGACCGAGAAGAAGCATGAGCGGATGGAGCAGGCCGAGGTCAACAAGCAGATGGCCCGCGAGGAGAACGCCGCCTCCAAGCAATCCACCGCCGTCACTGGCCACAtgtccaccaccaccacgaccacCAGCCCCGGCACCGGCACCTACTCCACCACGGGGGCGGCTGGCCTCCCTACCGGGGAGCACCAGGTGTCGGCCCTGCCCGGCCACGGCATGGGGCAGCCGGCTGGACAGGTGGTTGAGGGCGTGGCGCAGTCCCACCCCATCGGGACTGACACGGGCACAGGGCGGACCACGGCGCACAACACCCGGGTCAGCGGGACCGGGCAGGGCTACGGCACGGGCGGGTCCTATAATTAG
- the LOC115737769 gene encoding 18 kDa seed maturation protein isoform X2: MQSMKNAAASTKETAANIGASAKAGMEKTKAVAQEKVEKMTAHDPVQKEMATEKKHERMEQAEVNKQMAREENAASKQSTAVTGHMSTTTTTTSPGTGTYSTTGAAGLPTGEHQVSALPGHGMGQPAGQVVEGVAQSHPIGTDTGTGRTTAHNTRVSGTGQGYGTGGS; this comes from the exons ATGCAGTCCATGAAGAACGCGGCGGCTTCCACCAAGGAGACGGCGGCCAACATCGGCGCCTCCGCCAAGGCCGGCATGGAGAAGACCAAGGCCGTCGCCCAGGAGAAG GTGGAGAAGATGACGGCCCATGATCCAGTTCAGAAGGAGATGGCGACCGAGAAGAAGCATGAGCGGATGGAGCAGGCCGAGGTCAACAAGCAGATGGCCCGCGAGGAGAACGCCGCCTCCAAGCAATCCACCGCCGTCACTGGCCACAtgtccaccaccaccacgaccacCAGCCCCGGCACCGGCACCTACTCCACCACGGGGGCGGCTGGCCTCCCTACCGGGGAGCACCAGGTGTCGGCCCTGCCCGGCCACGGCATGGGGCAGCCGGCTGGACAGGTGGTTGAGGGCGTGGCGCAGTCCCACCCCATCGGGACTGACACGGGCACAGGGCGGACCACGGCGCACAACACCCGGGTCAGCGGGACCGGGCAGGGCTACGGCACGGGCGGGTCCTA G